The Aquila chrysaetos chrysaetos chromosome 19, bAquChr1.4, whole genome shotgun sequence genome includes a region encoding these proteins:
- the CDK8 gene encoding cyclin-dependent kinase 8 isoform X4 has translation MGFARLFNSPLKPLADLDPVVVTFWYRAPELLLGARHYTKAIDIWAIGCIFAELLTSEPIFHCRQEDIKTSNPYHHDQLDRIFNVMGFPADKDWEDIKKMPEHSTLMKDFRRNTYTNCSLIKYMEKHKVKPDSKAFHLLQKLLTMDPIKRITSEQAMQDPYFLEDPLPTSDVFAGCQIPYPKREFLTEEEPDDKGDKKNQQQQQGNNHTNGTGHPGNQDNSHTQGPPLKKVRVVPPTTTSGGLIMTSDYQRSNPHAAYPNPGPSTSQPQSSMGYSTTSQQPPQYSHQTHRY, from the exons ATGGGCTTTGCCCGATTATTTAACTCACCTCTGAAGCCTTTAGCAGACTTGGATCCAGTAGTTGTAACGTTCTGGTATCGAGCTCCAGAGTTGCTTCTGGGAGCAAGGCATTATACCAAAGCTATTG atatttggGCCATAGGGTGTATATTTGCAGAGCTGCTAACATCAGAGCCAATATTCCATTGTCGACAAGAAGATATCAAAACTAGTAATCCTTATCACCATGACCAGCTGGACAGAATATTCAATGTAATGGGATTTCCTGCAG ATAAAGATTGGGAAGACATAAAAAAGATGCCTGAACATTCAACTTTAATGAAAGATTTCCGGAGAAACAC gtATACCAACTGCAGCCTTATCAAATATATGGAAAAACATAAAGTTAAACCAGATAGTAAGGCATTTCACTTG cttCAGAAATTGCTCACTATGGATCCAATAAAGAGAATTACCTCAGAACAGGCTATGCAGGATCCCTATTTCTTAGAAGATCCTCTTCCCACATCCGA TGTTTTTGCAGGTTGTCAAATCCCTTACCCAAAACGagaatttttaacagaagaagaACCAGATGATAAAGGAGACAAA AagaaccagcagcagcagcagggcaatAACCATACTAATGGAACTGGTCATCCAGGGAACCAAGACAACAGTCACACACAGGGACCCCCACTGAAAAAAGTGAGAGTTGTTCCTCCTACCACTACCTCAGGTGGACTTATTATGACCTCAGACTATCAg CGTTCCAACCCCCATGCTGCCTACCCCAACCCCGGACCGAGCACATCACAGCCACAGAGCAGCATGGGATATTCAACTACCTCCCAACAGCCGCCACAGTACTCGCATCAGACACATCGGTACTGA